In the Aneurinibacillus soli genome, one interval contains:
- a CDS encoding TetR family transcriptional regulator → MMNKKEKIIHAAIEAFRDKGIEKTKISDIVTLAGIAQGTFYLYFPSKLAVMPAIAEVMVEKTIAAVKNHVQAEESFITKLEQMIDAIFMVTRDYREVLALIYAGLASTEYIKEWETIYEPFCSWVSTFLKQAKTSGVIRDSIDVGTAKLVIGLIESSAEQIYLYDFKQEDKALIQKAEVLEFLKHALGVQE, encoded by the coding sequence ATAATGAACAAAAAAGAAAAAATCATTCATGCTGCCATTGAGGCTTTTCGCGACAAAGGAATTGAGAAAACGAAGATTTCTGACATCGTTACATTAGCTGGAATCGCACAAGGTACGTTCTATTTATATTTTCCTTCAAAGCTTGCCGTTATGCCAGCAATAGCAGAAGTAATGGTCGAGAAGACAATTGCTGCGGTAAAAAATCATGTGCAGGCAGAGGAGTCTTTCATAACTAAGCTCGAACAAATGATTGATGCGATTTTCATGGTGACACGTGATTATCGAGAAGTATTAGCTTTGATTTATGCTGGTCTTGCATCAACTGAATATATCAAAGAATGGGAAACAATCTATGAACCTTTTTGTTCATGGGTAAGCACGTTCTTGAAGCAAGCCAAAACTTCTGGAGTAATACGGGATTCGATTGATGTTGGTACAGCCAAGCTAGTGATCGGTCTTATCGAATCGTCAGCTGAACAAATTTATTTATATGACTTCAAGCAGGAAGATAAGGCGCTTATCCAAAAAGCAGAAGTGCTAGAGTTCTTGAAGCATGCACTAGGTGTTCAAGAATAA
- a CDS encoding alpha/beta hydrolase family protein: MQIFSKINGNHSVIMRPEVPNGYGIIIAGGSTGYVSENSSDFHEIDEKRELLQHLIEQGYTIGYCNHANKKHWGNPEAIKNMQGLHHVLVEQCNINPYVHVLGVSMGGVTCLNILASNDIPIMSTVLINPVLDLSSHRSYITKKEGIDRIGYEIAEAYNIPHNQVDAWFENDTILDKELFSCPCLVTHGDGDRAVRWQNNALVFTKLSLNCHLQVQLHIVKNAGHNDPKLLGDYTRIREFFQQSEPKEFSFTQK; encoded by the coding sequence ATGCAAATATTTAGCAAGATAAACGGAAATCATAGCGTGATTATGAGGCCGGAAGTCCCAAATGGATATGGCATCATAATCGCAGGTGGTAGTACTGGTTATGTATCGGAGAATTCGAGTGATTTTCATGAAATTGATGAAAAACGAGAGCTGTTGCAACATTTAATTGAGCAAGGGTATACGATTGGCTATTGTAACCATGCAAATAAAAAGCATTGGGGAAATCCCGAAGCGATAAAAAACATGCAAGGCTTACATCATGTTTTAGTGGAACAATGTAACATCAATCCATATGTTCATGTGCTGGGGGTAAGCATGGGAGGTGTAACGTGCTTGAATATCCTGGCAAGTAACGATATTCCTATTATGTCAACTGTTCTTATTAATCCCGTACTCGACTTATCCTCTCATCGATCATACATCACAAAAAAAGAAGGAATCGATCGGATTGGGTATGAAATTGCTGAGGCTTACAACATTCCGCATAATCAAGTAGATGCATGGTTTGAAAATGATACCATATTGGATAAAGAATTATTCTCGTGTCCTTGTCTAGTCACACATGGAGATGGCGATCGTGCAGTACGGTGGCAAAATAATGCTCTCGTATTCACAAAGTTGAGTCTCAATTGCCACCTCCAAGTCCAGTTGCACATTGTGAAAAATGCAGGACACAATGACCCGAAATTACTGGGTGACTACACACGTATACGCGAATTTTTCCAGCAAAGCGAGCCCAAAGAGTTTTCGTTTACGCAGAAATAA
- a CDS encoding VTT domain-containing protein, whose product MEHIVPWMNHYGYIILFLSLLLELIALPIPGEPLMGYVGLLVFQGKMNWGLSILVACSGSIIGMTLAYWIGFALGAPFFHKYGHYIHLGPERLEKVSQWFNRYGNKLLVIAYFIPGVRHFTGYFSGINRLPFRTFALYAYTGALIWAGTVISLGKILGPQWEHFHLAIKKYLIIAGIVIAVAIVLYLLYKNNKARLKAITTTILTRIVHTFHSLGRVRFLVATIAAIGVILFIFMISLTEDFLTNEFKQFDEVVNVLVPLVFTSDWAGWMRLFAYAASWPALISVAVLSLGWIIVVKQNRSLEAFFLCFTFFGAKLFEEGLQRIFHHLSLALSHVEHPLYNFPSEHTLMVTVVYGFATFLLIRHLENPIVRMMIGTSFFLIEVLVGISHLYFELKYPSDIIAGYAFGGVWLSVNIVLLEINRLLRTTS is encoded by the coding sequence GTGGAACATATAGTACCCTGGATGAATCATTATGGATATATTATTTTATTTTTGTCACTTTTGCTGGAATTGATCGCCCTTCCGATTCCTGGGGAACCCCTTATGGGTTATGTGGGACTTCTTGTTTTTCAGGGAAAAATGAATTGGGGACTCAGCATATTAGTAGCTTGCAGTGGAAGCATAATAGGGATGACACTCGCTTACTGGATCGGTTTTGCGCTTGGCGCTCCGTTTTTTCATAAATATGGTCATTATATTCATCTAGGACCCGAAAGACTGGAAAAGGTTTCTCAATGGTTCAATCGATATGGAAACAAGCTATTAGTGATTGCCTACTTTATTCCGGGTGTTCGACATTTTACAGGATACTTTTCGGGTATTAATCGCTTACCTTTTCGGACATTTGCGCTTTATGCGTATACGGGCGCTTTGATTTGGGCAGGGACTGTTATTTCACTTGGCAAAATTTTGGGGCCGCAATGGGAACATTTCCACCTTGCCATAAAAAAGTATCTCATTATTGCAGGTATTGTCATTGCGGTGGCGATTGTTCTTTACTTATTGTACAAAAACAACAAAGCACGACTAAAAGCGATCACGACAACGATACTTACCAGGATCGTCCATACGTTTCATTCTCTCGGACGTGTCCGGTTTCTTGTTGCGACAATAGCCGCAATTGGTGTTATTCTCTTCATTTTCATGATCAGTCTTACTGAAGATTTTCTGACAAACGAATTTAAGCAGTTCGATGAGGTTGTAAACGTGCTTGTTCCGTTGGTGTTTACCTCAGATTGGGCAGGTTGGATGCGGTTGTTTGCTTATGCGGCATCGTGGCCAGCTCTGATTTCAGTTGCTGTCCTTTCGCTTGGATGGATTATCGTTGTGAAACAAAACCGAAGCCTGGAAGCTTTTTTTCTTTGCTTCACTTTTTTTGGCGCGAAACTTTTTGAAGAAGGGCTACAGCGTATTTTCCATCATCTATCACTCGCTTTATCGCATGTGGAACATCCTTTGTACAATTTTCCAAGTGAGCATACATTGATGGTGACGGTTGTTTATGGATTTGCGACATTCTTATTGATTCGCCATCTTGAAAATCCAATCGTAAGAATGATGATTGGAACTAGCTTCTTTCTTATTGAGGTTCTTGTCGGGATCAGTCATTTGTATTTTGAATTAAAGTATCCGAGCGATATCATAGCGGGGTATGCTTTTGGGGGCGTATGGCTGAGTGTAAACATTGTATTGTTAGAAATTAATCGTTTGCTGCGCACGACCTCTTGA
- a CDS encoding methyl-accepting chemotaxis protein: protein MQSIRSKILGAIIPLFIIALLGTSWGSYTITSGLLEKNFQTISIELENRVVTSLDTWMEARKSDVRLYSTNSELITALKTGNIAAQRAYIAQQKDNWQRSMLGFFVADAKGNAWTTLNNQIVSIADRSYFPKVMAGETVISDPLVARGDGTTQIVLIVQPILDENKRVIGSIGGTVLLKDMFTLVGNSPLGENSMYYMLTADGTVITHPNKEYILKHNVTRDEKNADLKKILTEQALKQEKGNAKYTDEQGSHFVFFQRVKGSNWVFVSEVSEKAVTAITGQALHWTMLISLVALAAAIIITLVLVFRVTRPIAGLRQSVLSIAGNDLTKEVPVLSKDELGDLSVQVNHMRENLRTMIHEITRTSDSVTVASRDLYERSAESEAGLKDIGTTIEDIATGANEIATLISNVTHYMGDVAQNVESLVHDSQVMTESASKSANSAHSGRLLGEQAVERMDELQQTMKTSTDVIVQLGEDAQKIEEMVVLIREITEQTNLLALNAAIEAARAGEEGRGFSVVADEVRKLADQSNAAATRIADIVGETRQQIGKAIQVITVGNTIVDDSGKMMQHVNDSFSEIAHDVEHISTRSTNIMRSVSQLNEQNTRMTQELQHATAITEESAAASEEMNQIAGQQVNVAQGLVQMADDLALLSEELLKLAGKFKM from the coding sequence ATGCAGTCTATTCGTTCCAAAATATTGGGGGCTATCATTCCGCTATTTATCATAGCGCTGCTTGGTACATCCTGGGGGAGCTACACGATTACATCGGGTCTCTTAGAGAAGAATTTTCAGACGATCTCGATAGAGTTGGAAAACCGAGTCGTGACATCATTAGATACGTGGATGGAGGCAAGGAAATCGGATGTTCGCTTATACAGTACGAATAGCGAACTGATTACCGCGCTTAAGACAGGCAATATCGCCGCACAGCGAGCTTATATTGCACAGCAGAAAGATAACTGGCAACGATCGATGCTTGGTTTTTTCGTAGCTGACGCGAAAGGGAACGCATGGACGACGCTCAATAACCAGATTGTGAGTATTGCAGACAGATCATACTTTCCTAAAGTTATGGCCGGAGAAACCGTTATTTCTGATCCGCTTGTAGCACGTGGAGATGGTACGACACAAATCGTCCTCATCGTCCAGCCGATACTGGATGAGAATAAGCGTGTAATTGGCTCGATCGGTGGTACGGTGTTATTGAAGGATATGTTTACACTTGTTGGTAATTCTCCGCTTGGTGAGAATAGTATGTATTATATGCTCACAGCGGATGGAACGGTCATTACTCATCCGAATAAAGAGTACATCTTAAAGCATAATGTAACGCGTGATGAAAAGAACGCTGATTTGAAAAAGATTTTGACGGAACAGGCACTGAAACAGGAAAAGGGTAATGCAAAATACACGGATGAACAAGGTTCGCATTTTGTATTTTTCCAGCGAGTGAAAGGATCGAACTGGGTGTTTGTGTCTGAAGTATCTGAGAAAGCTGTCACAGCAATTACTGGGCAAGCACTGCACTGGACGATGTTGATTTCTCTTGTTGCATTAGCCGCAGCGATCATCATTACACTTGTGCTCGTGTTCCGAGTTACGCGCCCAATTGCTGGATTACGACAAAGCGTACTGTCGATTGCCGGTAATGATTTGACGAAAGAAGTACCAGTGCTTTCAAAAGATGAGCTGGGTGACTTGAGTGTGCAGGTCAATCACATGCGGGAGAACTTGCGCACCATGATTCACGAGATTACACGTACATCGGATAGTGTAACCGTGGCATCGCGTGATTTGTATGAACGTAGTGCCGAATCAGAAGCCGGACTCAAAGACATCGGAACAACAATTGAGGATATCGCGACAGGGGCGAATGAGATCGCGACACTCATTTCTAATGTCACACACTATATGGGGGATGTGGCACAGAATGTTGAGTCACTTGTTCATGACAGTCAGGTAATGACTGAATCAGCCAGCAAATCAGCAAATTCGGCGCACAGTGGTCGATTGCTTGGGGAGCAGGCCGTTGAGCGAATGGATGAGCTACAACAAACGATGAAAACATCCACCGATGTCATCGTTCAGTTGGGGGAAGATGCGCAAAAAATTGAAGAAATGGTCGTACTTATCCGGGAGATTACCGAGCAAACGAACTTGTTGGCACTTAATGCTGCGATTGAAGCAGCACGGGCAGGTGAGGAAGGACGGGGCTTCTCCGTTGTAGCGGATGAAGTGCGCAAGTTAGCGGATCAGTCCAATGCTGCCGCGACACGCATCGCCGATATTGTCGGGGAGACACGTCAACAAATCGGAAAGGCAATCCAAGTTATTACAGTAGGAAACACCATCGTGGATGATAGCGGTAAGATGATGCAACATGTGAATGATTCATTCAGTGAGATTGCTCATGACGTAGAGCATATTTCGACTCGTTCTACTAATATTATGCGTTCGGTCAGCCAGTTGAATGAGCAAAATACGCGGATGACACAAGAGCTACAGCACGCGACCGCGATTACAGAAGAATCAGCAGCAGCATCGGAAGAGATGAATCAGATTGCAGGTCAGCAAGTGAATGTAGCACAAGGGTTAGTACAGATGGCTGATGATTTAGCATTGTTGTCTGAGGAGTTATTAAAGCTGGCCGGCAAATTCAAAATGTAG
- a CDS encoding patatin-like phospholipase domain-containing protein — protein sequence MADRTENMLAIAVQGIGGMNAFNAGVLQTFRERGVRPDILSVTSGAILSAYYYLDEQNPQALADFYDKYFQETSEDGIPDEIKFMQYALTGMPDVFRMVSPWERYMKSFPLLTWNDWLSFCFPAKTYESIRPDSFFEEIATRFATSDIGIIANAYHFAKDKAVLYTNRAAREKTELSIGEDDNYIVKDMSADGIKSCLQLIQYGEYNGEYDGAYQYNPVLSPLTVADHIILVTVETIEKSLKPITTYFDVEDFKLKMLFKNAIYAELNNIELINRLIKDGKLVDSEYKSIQVSMIQPNEYRGYFDYFVETPTFFANGKARAEEFLSIPATT from the coding sequence ATGGCAGATCGTACAGAAAATATGCTCGCAATAGCGGTGCAGGGAATTGGCGGAATGAATGCATTTAACGCAGGTGTATTGCAGACATTTCGTGAGCGTGGGGTACGTCCAGATATTTTGTCAGTGACGAGTGGAGCAATCTTATCTGCTTATTACTATTTAGATGAACAAAATCCGCAGGCACTTGCGGATTTTTATGATAAATATTTCCAAGAGACGAGTGAAGATGGAATACCGGATGAAATAAAGTTCATGCAGTACGCACTTACAGGAATGCCTGATGTATTTCGCATGGTTTCACCGTGGGAGCGGTATATGAAGAGCTTTCCGTTATTAACCTGGAATGATTGGTTATCGTTCTGTTTTCCTGCTAAAACGTATGAATCCATTCGTCCCGATTCATTTTTTGAAGAGATCGCGACTCGATTTGCCACATCAGATATCGGAATTATTGCGAATGCCTATCATTTTGCCAAAGACAAGGCTGTATTGTATACGAATCGTGCCGCACGCGAAAAAACAGAACTATCAATTGGCGAGGATGACAATTATATCGTAAAAGATATGTCTGCTGATGGTATTAAAAGCTGCTTACAGCTTATACAATATGGAGAATACAACGGGGAGTATGACGGAGCGTACCAGTATAACCCGGTGCTGAGCCCACTCACGGTTGCGGATCATATCATTCTCGTTACAGTCGAAACGATCGAAAAATCCTTAAAGCCTATTACAACATATTTCGATGTGGAAGATTTCAAGTTAAAAATGCTGTTCAAAAATGCAATCTATGCGGAATTGAACAATATTGAGTTAATTAACCGATTGATTAAGGATGGGAAGTTAGTCGATTCAGAATATAAGTCGATTCAAGTTTCGATGATTCAGCCGAATGAGTACCGTGGATATTTCGACTATTTTGTGGAGACACCGACTTTTTTTGCGAATGGAAAAGCACGGGCAGAGGAGTTTCTTAGCATACCAGCAACTACATAA
- a CDS encoding efflux RND transporter permease subunit, whose translation MLTHPEQLRTIMITTPKGIQVPLSELVDWKYGKSLTTITHKDGDRVATISAELIGSDIGTAGKEVMQKLTELSVPNGYTVVEEETAEERGNHSSELAYILMD comes from the coding sequence TTGCTGACACATCCCGAACAATTACGCACGATCATGATTACGACACCAAAAGGAATACAGGTACCTTTGTCAGAACTCGTTGACTGGAAATACGGAAAATCACTGACAACGATTACACACAAAGACGGAGATCGCGTAGCCACCATAAGTGCTGAACTCATTGGCTCTGATATTGGGACGGCGGGCAAAGAAGTCATGCAGAAGCTAACAGAATTGTCTGTTCCAAACGGATATACAGTGGTGGAAGAAGAGACAGCAGAAGAAAGAGGTAACCACTCATCAGAGTTAGCATATATCCTAATGGACTGA
- a CDS encoding uroporphyrinogen-III synthase: MEKVLAGKKIATGASRKTEEWGALIEKQGGIPLVRSLQGTVFLAEEESKNELKNLITEGVDWAIFTTGMGLDALVRLAEECDLHAPFIRLLQQANVAARGYKTYAALKKLDIKPVAVDDDGTTRGLVRALESFDFTGQRVVIQLHGETAPALARFFAEKGASVTYLLPYRHIAPSAEAVEQVCQELSAEQIDAVCFTSAVQVRFLFEYARQAGRVDQTKHAFEQSSLAVAVGKLTAEALEEEGITRIVVPEIERMGAMVIELVRYYEALHIE, from the coding sequence ATGGAAAAAGTACTGGCAGGAAAAAAGATTGCGACAGGCGCTTCGCGCAAGACAGAAGAATGGGGAGCGCTTATTGAGAAGCAAGGAGGCATTCCGCTTGTCCGCTCCTTGCAGGGCACGGTATTTTTAGCAGAAGAAGAGAGCAAAAATGAGCTAAAAAATCTCATAACAGAAGGCGTTGACTGGGCGATTTTTACGACAGGCATGGGGCTTGATGCCCTTGTTCGACTCGCGGAAGAATGCGATCTTCATGCTCCGTTTATACGTTTACTCCAACAAGCAAACGTAGCGGCTCGTGGTTATAAAACATACGCCGCTTTAAAAAAGCTCGACATCAAACCTGTCGCAGTTGATGATGACGGTACGACAAGAGGGCTAGTTCGGGCACTGGAATCGTTTGATTTTACAGGTCAGCGAGTGGTGATTCAGCTTCATGGGGAAACAGCTCCGGCACTGGCGCGTTTTTTTGCAGAGAAAGGCGCATCGGTCACGTATCTTCTTCCGTACCGCCATATCGCGCCATCAGCTGAAGCGGTCGAACAAGTGTGCCAGGAACTGAGTGCTGAACAAATCGATGCTGTATGTTTCACATCTGCTGTACAGGTACGCTTTCTGTTTGAATATGCCCGTCAAGCTGGTCGTGTAGATCAGACTAAGCATGCATTCGAACAGTCGTCGCTTGCAGTGGCTGTTGGGAAGCTGACGGCAGAGGCATTAGAAGAAGAAGGTATTACACGTATTGTTGTGCCAGAGATTGAGCGAATGGGCGCAATGGTAATCGAATTAGTTCGTTACTATGAAGCACTGCATATTGAGTAA
- a CDS encoding protein-glutamine gamma-glutamyltransferase, with the protein MIQILDSSVTSRTRKPEWLLDYDQLRIMEYLARSPDVYTYPSLDQLKFESKLRSNIVAAAKKLDRSGTQFAVFKDSRCNPRYWTLTDEGGFRLNKDVEPSEAIRDIFINGDMYAFECATAVVIVYYKGVLESIGSENFNRLFPSILLFDGVYDEKLGITWSENVEYLPGDVQYFKNPEYNPKTPEWQGENVVLLENHLYFAYGIGITTKKQIIAHLNKERIPGATTSAYLLDKAARPDFAYLSQYDKKSNPLAERTVSERSFTIAHIGTTLYVCR; encoded by the coding sequence ATGATTCAAATTTTAGATTCATCCGTAACGAGCAGAACAAGGAAACCGGAATGGCTGCTTGACTATGACCAGCTGCGTATCATGGAGTATCTGGCACGAAGTCCGGATGTATATACGTATCCATCTCTTGACCAGTTAAAATTCGAAAGCAAGCTGCGGAGCAACATTGTCGCAGCCGCCAAAAAGTTGGACCGGAGTGGCACACAGTTTGCCGTATTTAAAGATTCCAGGTGCAATCCTCGCTACTGGACGCTCACTGACGAGGGCGGGTTTCGCTTGAACAAAGATGTGGAACCATCTGAGGCGATACGAGATATTTTTATCAATGGCGATATGTATGCGTTTGAATGCGCAACCGCCGTTGTAATCGTTTATTACAAGGGGGTTCTCGAATCCATTGGCAGCGAGAATTTTAATCGTCTGTTCCCGTCGATTCTCCTGTTTGATGGCGTTTATGACGAGAAACTAGGAATAACTTGGAGTGAAAACGTGGAGTATCTACCTGGAGATGTTCAGTATTTCAAAAATCCTGAATACAATCCGAAAACTCCTGAATGGCAGGGAGAAAACGTTGTGCTGCTAGAAAACCACCTTTACTTCGCTTATGGAATCGGTATCACAACCAAAAAACAAATCATCGCGCATTTAAATAAAGAACGCATACCAGGTGCAACAACATCTGCCTATCTCCTCGATAAAGCAGCTCGCCCTGACTTTGCGTATTTGTCGCAGTATGATAAGAAGAGTAATCCTCTCGCAGAGCGTACAGTTTCAGAGCGTTCTTTTACCATTGCACACATCGGTACAACGCTCTATGTCTGTAGATGA
- a CDS encoding LOG family protein: MKRLAVFCGSSNGASEAYKEGAILLGKELAKQGITLVYGGASVGIMGTLADTVLESGGQVIGVIPTLLEEREISHRNLTELIVVNSMHERKHKMVDLADGFIALPGGPGTLEEFFEVFTWAQLGLHQKPCGILNINHYYDLIISFFDHMNEQQFLQDKYRSMALVDSNPERLLEKFKAYTSPTVKTYTTGK; encoded by the coding sequence ATGAAACGATTAGCTGTTTTTTGCGGTTCAAGTAACGGAGCTTCGGAAGCATATAAAGAAGGAGCGATTCTACTCGGTAAAGAATTAGCAAAGCAAGGCATCACACTTGTATATGGTGGAGCAAGTGTGGGCATTATGGGTACACTTGCAGATACTGTCTTGGAATCAGGAGGACAGGTCATTGGAGTGATCCCAACACTGTTAGAAGAACGAGAAATTTCACATCGTAATTTAACGGAACTCATTGTTGTAAATTCGATGCACGAGCGAAAACATAAAATGGTAGACTTAGCGGATGGATTTATTGCCCTACCTGGAGGACCAGGAACGTTAGAAGAATTTTTCGAAGTTTTTACGTGGGCGCAATTAGGATTACACCAAAAACCTTGTGGCATTTTGAACATTAATCACTACTATGATCTGATCATTTCCTTTTTCGATCATATGAATGAGCAGCAATTTCTCCAGGACAAGTATCGTTCAATGGCTCTAGTTGATTCTAATCCAGAACGTTTACTTGAGAAATTTAAAGCTTATACATCTCCCACAGTTAAGACGTATACCACAGGCAAGTAA
- a CDS encoding MazG nucleotide pyrophosphohydrolase domain-containing protein gives MDVNEFQKWVKEYYEIRGWSELDIFIRIGFLAEETGEVARAIRALEIGRDRPDEYIGSPSELKQELVEELGDVLGNIIVIANKYDIHLEDIFKSHQMKLDKRYSSIEK, from the coding sequence ATGGATGTTAATGAATTTCAAAAATGGGTGAAAGAATATTACGAAATAAGAGGATGGTCAGAACTTGATATCTTTATTCGTATTGGATTTCTAGCTGAAGAAACTGGAGAAGTAGCTCGGGCAATCAGGGCATTAGAGATTGGACGGGATAGACCTGATGAATACATAGGCTCGCCTTCCGAACTAAAGCAAGAGCTTGTTGAGGAATTAGGCGATGTTTTAGGCAATATTATTGTAATTGCCAATAAATACGACATCCATCTTGAAGATATTTTTAAATCGCACCAAATGAAATTAGATAAGCGTTATTCTTCGATCGAAAAATAA
- a CDS encoding DUF3006 domain-containing protein, whose product MKVIIDRIEGKVAVCEKADKSMIDIEVDQLPKHVKAGDVVIFEEGRSYIDLEGTKKRKKYIQDLTNDMWE is encoded by the coding sequence ATGAAGGTCATCATTGATCGAATTGAAGGAAAGGTCGCAGTTTGTGAGAAAGCGGATAAAAGTATGATTGATATAGAAGTAGATCAGCTTCCCAAACACGTTAAAGCAGGGGATGTAGTTATTTTTGAAGAGGGAAGAAGCTATATTGATCTGGAAGGAACGAAAAAAAGAAAGAAGTACATCCAGGATCTTACGAATGATATGTGGGAATAA
- a CDS encoding ComEC/Rec2 family competence protein has protein sequence MKNRLMKLGLTLFLILGLVGCEGTQQTSQEVSTTGNLNVYYFDVGQGDSILIRTNKGENVLIDGGNNDKGEQVVRYLQALHIDTLDAVIGTHPDADHIGGLDTVIDNMKVHAVYTPKVTHTTITYEDFVKAVKRKGLKLKEAKAGVSLGLSGADAVFVAPVKSYGDDLNAWSAVVKVTYGDNSFLFTGDAPVKSEKDMIAAGQNIRSNVLKVGHHGANTSTSQAFLSAVQPEYAVISAGKGNKYGHPKAEIIKRLQANGIKIYRTDELGTILSTSDGKNIMFTKVPSLAPQ, from the coding sequence ATGAAAAATAGACTCATGAAGCTTGGCTTAACTTTGTTCCTCATTTTGGGGCTAGTAGGATGTGAAGGAACGCAACAAACGTCGCAAGAAGTTTCAACTACCGGGAACTTGAACGTTTATTATTTTGATGTAGGTCAGGGAGATAGCATCCTCATTCGAACAAATAAAGGCGAAAATGTTTTGATAGATGGAGGAAATAACGACAAGGGGGAGCAAGTGGTTCGTTATCTTCAAGCGTTACATATTGATACGCTTGATGCCGTTATTGGCACTCATCCTGATGCTGATCACATAGGCGGATTGGATACGGTGATTGATAACATGAAAGTACACGCTGTCTACACGCCAAAAGTTACGCATACGACCATTACATACGAAGATTTTGTGAAAGCAGTAAAACGAAAAGGATTGAAGCTGAAAGAAGCAAAGGCAGGGGTATCGCTCGGTCTAAGTGGAGCGGATGCTGTATTTGTCGCTCCTGTGAAGTCATATGGCGATGATCTGAATGCATGGAGCGCCGTAGTAAAAGTAACGTATGGGGACAATTCCTTTTTGTTTACTGGAGATGCACCGGTTAAATCAGAAAAAGATATGATCGCCGCAGGTCAAAATATCCGCTCCAATGTTCTGAAGGTCGGGCACCACGGAGCCAATACGTCTACTAGCCAGGCGTTTTTATCGGCTGTTCAACCAGAGTATGCGGTCATTTCGGCTGGGAAAGGGAATAAATATGGACATCCGAAAGCTGAAATTATCAAGCGATTACAAGCAAATGGTATTAAGATTTACCGAACGGATGAACTAGGCACGATCCTTTCTACGAGTGACGGTAAAAATATTATGTTTACTAAAGTGCCGTCTCTTGCGCCACAATAA